The nucleotide sequence ATGCACTGAAAATGATAGGGAAGGACTCAGGTGCGACTCTTGATCTCACCTGAGTTTTCTACTACAGTGCATTTACTCCAGAGGGTCGGCTCTTGTGGAGGGTGCAACTCCTGCCATGTGGCAGGAGGCTGGAAATTTTCTCGGGGACAGCGTAACGCTCCTCGACCAGGCGTGAGCctggttaagacaacatagtcctGGTAATGAGTGGTGGCGGGCCTGCGTCTTGCGGGTGTGAATTAACCGTCTGTTGTTAAGGTCACCTATAAAAAAAACTATTTCTTACTCATAAACAATTATTTTATTAATCTTTATCTTCATACACACTTACAATAGAAATATAAAGGTTTGAATATAAACCTCTAAACATAGAAATGTACTTTACTTTCTATATGTTTTTCTCTATTATTAAGATTTCAATGTGATGATATTTTAATTGTTTTCACTATTATTTTCTCTATTATATAGATGGCTTctaatgtgaatgctctaacagagaatgatttaaataaaataaaaataaacctcAAGATTTAGAGGATCAAATCCAAGCCTCTATAATGTATTCCGAGTGTATAAAAAggagaaaaataataaaataattattttggaGTAAGATAAAGGTAGAGATGAAAATGAGATATGTAAGTTTTTTTAAAATGTAAACAACTAGTATATTGCCCCGCGTATTGCTGTGGTGTTCCGAAAAAATTTACATCAACTCATTGACaactgaaaacaaacataaaaatAAGCGCGAAAACTTATTACATTTGAATCAACTCATTTCGGGAAAAATTTACGTAGAAAcgtaaatcaacttgaatttatacacacacgtaaataaaaaataaacacgtaaaacttgattacaaagtttttagaaagttAAGGGTTTTAAGTATAAATGATGAAATTTAAGAGGTAAAactataaaagtataaaaaaacacCAGTTTCACAATTAAAAGTAGATTTTAGAAGCAGTTGACTTAATAACACTAGTTTTGAAAATTAAATATTACATGGATGTCAAAATTAGATTTAAAAAGAGTTAAATTTAATAATAACATATATTAGAGAATATATGAATTTTAAGAGTAAATTCAAGAAATATCTAgtaattttttttggaaaagtgaactttattaaaccatatcataCGTGAAAACCACTTAATCTTTAAGACGGAGAGAAGGGACCGTCTACAACATTACATCAAAAACAAATTACACCACGTCCACGACTTCCAATCCTTATCGTTATTATTGTGCCTATTACTAAACCATAAAAAAGTAAGCGCCTTTACATCCGCTACAATCTCTACCACTTTGCattgtttgttttaaatttttgcTCATTTCTAGCTTTCCAAATCCTCCAACAACACGCAATGACCGCCCCTCTCACAATCTCCTTCCGAAGATTAGACAAACCATCCATATTATGTATCTCCACCACATCCTTTAAGCTAGAAGCAAAAAAATTGGGTAGACCACACCACCTTAATATGCCTTCCCACACCCCCATAAAGATACCACACACACCCCCGTAAAGATACCACACCCAGTAAAAGAGATGATCCACCGACTCCTCACCATCTTCACAAAGAACACATAATGCATTATCCTCATGAATATTCCTTCTCCTTAGCGCCAACTTGGTAGGAAGGTGATCCAACAAAGCTCTCCACATAAAGATATTGCATTTATCGGATAACCATTTACACCACTCGAACACTACATCTCAATCATCCACATTTTTTCCGGATAACCACCTTCTAATCGCATCAACTGAAAAGCACCCGTTTACATCCCCATTCCATCTCCAATCATCTACACACTTGATTAGCGAGACATGACGAATCACCTCCATCAACTCGTCCAATTCCTTTAACTCGATCTCCGACTCCGGATCCTTCTTCCACGACCAATTAACCAAGGTAATCATATCCTCCCAAGTTAAAATGTCAGAAACCATACACATCTTTCTCTCTTCCAACTTAAAAAAGATGGAAAAGCATCCATCAATCTCCCCTTGACCGTCCATGTATCGACCTAAAACCTCACCGATCTCCCATTCGTCACTGAACACTTGATTAACTAATTAAAAAAACGAACCATGCATATCTAATCTATGACATTCTTTGAGAATGTTCGACCAAACGCTAGTGAAGCTTTTCTTAGCCGGATATAACTCCCAAAGTAATAATAGGTGAATTTTAAAACCAAATTTCAAAATAATGGTATTTTACCTGCATATCTTGATCAATACATGTTTTTCGTGTTAaagatttctcttagttagtatAGAATAGTTTTTAAGAAAGTACCAGAGTTCATAATTTCACATGTATTTActtaattttaatattttaaacaaTTCTCATAAATTCATCGTCCATCAAATCCTCCCAAAATGCTTAGGCAAAGTTGTTCAATAACTCCATGACGGTCACTTGGTCCAGAAGATAAGATAACCTGTAGAACAAAGACAAATCAAATATATCAGTACCAACAGACATATATTAAATTCAAaacagaaaaaaataaataaaaaataacgtTATCCTTTAACACGATAACGGCAGTACGTTACGCCATCAATAACAAACCGAcggaaaacaaacaaactaacgGAAACCGTTAAACCTCCACTCAAACCAGTTACGAGACTGAACTGAAGAATATTTGAATTCAATCATAATTGACCGAAGATGATGATAAATTTGAACAATTAAATACTGGATTTACTTAGATCTGGATATGAAATATGATTATCGAATTCTTAAAtttagttttttagttttttttttttttttagaaatttgAAGCTTTTACGTCGGCCATTAATGGCGGCAACTGATCATGAAAATTTATATATCGTTATCTATAGCTATATACACACAGAGAGAACAATCTAACATCATCCAGATCAGGTTATCATTCGGCAACCGGAATTCTATTAACCGTCCGATCTCATCGTCGCCGGAATCTGATTCACCGCCACCGTATTCATCCAGATCAGGTTTTCAATCAGTTACCGGAATTATAACAACCGTCCGTACGATCTCATCAACCGCTGAGTCATAGCCGGAATCTGACGTCATCTGAAGACTAATCAGCTTTACTCATAACGGATAACCGACTCGGCCTCGGCTGAAACGCCGTACGCCGCCGCTGTTGATGCGACGACGGTCGAATCAACGCTGCTAAAGCTCTCTTCACCAGATCACCGCCTTCAACAGTACCGATTCTCACGAGCGAGTTCGTCATCGCTGACCGCCGCGCGTTAAGCCGGTTATTCGGATACGACGCCGTATTGTTGTGGACATTATTAACGTTCTTATGCAAACTGCATCTAAAGGAACCTGGATGAGAAGTAGGCGAGCACATACACATCCGTTTCGGAGCCTGTAACGGCTTCTTCGCCGGTGAAGAGTTGTTCGTCGGAGTTACGGAGATCGAACGGTTAGAAGAGAATCGTACGGacggtgatggtgatgatgatccGTAGAGGTTGACACGTGTGGGAGATGCAGATCGGTTGAAAAAGGAAGTGGATGATGAGAATGAAGAGGTTGAAGAAGCGAAGGAGTTTGATGAGGGAGAGGTGTGGAATCTTCCAGAAGGTGAGTGAGATCGGAGCACTGGTCTTCTATTCGCCATTGATTTACAGagaagaaattagggttttgaaataaggaagaagaagatggagggaatttttaaagaCTGAAATTCGGTTGCTAAATTGGCAAACCTATCTCTACTCGAGCCATGTATTTAAAGGAAACGATAAATGGAtatttggattttttatttttttgaaaagttagtatttttgaaaaaaaaaaaaaagttatcttaaaaaatatatatatattattttgatTGGGTTGAGGGGATGTTTATAGGGTCGATAGAAACGACAAGGATTAGAGTCGTTTTGAGGATGGCTAGATGAGTGTGTGGTGCCACGTATAAAGCACATTTAACGATGTGATTTAAAGTTTCGTGAAAAAATGCAAGAAtttactaggaaaatatattttaacgTAGTGT is from Helianthus annuus cultivar XRQ/B chromosome 9, HanXRQr2.0-SUNRISE, whole genome shotgun sequence and encodes:
- the LOC110877307 gene encoding uncharacterized protein LOC110877307 gives rise to the protein MANRRPVLRSHSPSGRFHTSPSSNSFASSTSSFSSSTSFFNRSASPTRVNLYGSSSPSPSVRFSSNRSISVTPTNNSSPAKKPLQAPKRMCMCSPTSHPGSFRCSLHKNVNNVHNNTASYPNNRLNARRSAMTNSLVRIGTVEGGDLVKRALAALIRPSSHQQRRRTAFQPRPSRLSVMSKAD